Proteins co-encoded in one Acidithiobacillus caldus ATCC 51756 genomic window:
- a CDS encoding DNA methyltransferase, whose amino-acid sequence MNLKQALLAILETEQLKELCAEFELEADRRSREAMAGALASARRAKPELFINKLTVKQLKAVLVQFEQSTNGKKEELVQRLLIAGGRAWPLPEATRQTAEEAPSAYQVIETAGARAACSDVAGEYRHTDQAVQRPDAGVQDQFQARKPPKTYRYDSSLDPALSWDEQRERDLGEWLLGLVIRSAKEGEQTVFAEPQEWKGGGVRVTSLTDAAQMLQQISKPFLNWAGKAERHEIKVPTAPLFVHERHSTKAILDGIRHRKARGQTLDLFGDPGMDIRENLEAYEHKGPWQNRMILGDSLVAMNSLLEFEGMAGQVQMIYIDPPYGVKFGSNFQPFVRKRDVKHGGDDDITREPEMVKAYRDTWELGLHSYLTYLRDRLMVAKELLHETGSLFLQISDENLHHCRELLDEVFGEDHFVSLISFAKAGGGLESTSRVSARLDYLIWYAKNPDHLKYRRLFEVRSDPIADGFDMVETSDGTRRRVTRAERAGEVPLPADARLFGSVTFSKPGPGAKYEVELNGKVYTSGRRWWGLPKESLLKVIAVGRTVTTENEIRFVKYLSDFPFRSMSNLWDRLGGAANPLYVVQTNPTVVQRCMLMCTDPGDLVLDPTCGSGTTAYVAEQWGRRWITIDTSRVPLALARQRLLTATFPYYELKSPQAGPAGGFVYKRKQNRKGEEIGGLVPHITLKSIANDEPPAMEVLVDRPEKVANVTRVAGPFVVEATIAPVQPLDSAGEGDVTAHGDAAIHIQRMTEVLRQSKTLRLPGNRELTLAGVRRTVDTEYLHAEAKDGDKRVAIVFGPADGAISVSLVFESAREGYFLKYDRLYFFGFAIEPGARSMIEDEKKLRIPAAYVTVTPDVAMSDLLKTTRASEIFSITGLPDVTVRRSKKRGPEGQVLHEVELKGLDLFDPQSMDTESVGGENVPCWMLDTDYDGLSFYATQVFFPKTSAWDNLQRSLRATFDDSVWSHLAGTVSEPFALGDRKRVAVKVIDERGNELMRVLDVAE is encoded by the coding sequence ATGAATCTCAAGCAAGCCTTGCTGGCCATTCTCGAAACCGAGCAGCTCAAGGAGCTGTGCGCCGAATTCGAACTCGAGGCCGATCGGCGTTCGCGCGAAGCGATGGCGGGGGCGCTAGCGAGCGCGAGGCGGGCCAAGCCGGAGTTGTTCATCAACAAGCTGACGGTGAAACAGCTCAAGGCCGTGCTGGTGCAGTTCGAGCAGTCGACCAACGGCAAGAAGGAGGAGCTGGTACAGCGGCTGCTCATCGCCGGCGGACGCGCCTGGCCGCTGCCTGAGGCCACGCGCCAGACAGCCGAGGAAGCACCCTCCGCCTACCAGGTGATCGAGACGGCGGGCGCGCGGGCAGCCTGCTCCGACGTGGCTGGCGAGTACCGCCATACCGACCAGGCAGTGCAGCGGCCGGATGCGGGTGTGCAGGACCAGTTCCAGGCCAGGAAACCACCCAAGACCTACCGCTACGATAGTTCGCTCGACCCAGCTCTCTCATGGGACGAGCAGCGCGAACGGGATTTGGGCGAGTGGTTGTTGGGGCTGGTTATTCGCTCTGCCAAGGAAGGCGAGCAGACCGTGTTCGCCGAACCGCAGGAATGGAAAGGCGGTGGCGTGCGCGTCACGTCATTGACGGACGCGGCGCAGATGCTGCAGCAGATCAGCAAGCCGTTCCTCAACTGGGCGGGCAAGGCCGAACGGCACGAGATCAAGGTACCGACGGCGCCGTTGTTCGTGCATGAGCGGCATTCCACCAAGGCGATCCTCGACGGCATCCGCCACCGCAAGGCGCGTGGACAGACGCTGGACCTGTTCGGTGATCCCGGCATGGATATCCGCGAGAACCTCGAGGCTTATGAGCACAAGGGGCCATGGCAGAACCGGATGATCCTGGGCGACTCGCTAGTGGCGATGAACTCGCTGCTAGAATTTGAGGGCATGGCCGGGCAGGTACAGATGATTTACATCGATCCGCCGTATGGCGTGAAGTTCGGCTCCAACTTCCAGCCCTTCGTGCGCAAACGCGACGTCAAGCATGGTGGTGATGACGACATAACGCGTGAGCCGGAGATGGTCAAGGCCTATCGGGATACGTGGGAGCTGGGGCTGCACTCGTACCTGACCTACCTGCGCGATCGGTTAATGGTCGCGAAGGAGCTGCTGCACGAGACCGGGAGCCTATTCCTTCAGATTTCGGACGAGAATCTCCATCACTGCCGCGAACTTCTGGACGAGGTCTTTGGTGAAGACCACTTCGTTTCCTTGATTTCATTCGCTAAGGCTGGGGGTGGCCTTGAGTCGACCTCTCGTGTGTCCGCTCGATTGGACTACCTGATCTGGTACGCGAAAAACCCGGACCACCTCAAGTACCGCCGGCTATTCGAGGTTCGATCCGACCCTATCGCTGATGGATTCGACATGGTTGAGACGTCGGACGGTACTCGTCGACGGGTGACGAGAGCGGAGCGCGCCGGCGAGGTCCCTCTACCTGCAGATGCGCGGTTATTCGGATCCGTTACGTTTTCGAAGCCGGGGCCTGGAGCGAAGTACGAAGTAGAACTAAACGGGAAGGTGTACACATCAGGAAGGCGTTGGTGGGGCCTGCCAAAAGAGTCGCTCCTCAAGGTCATCGCCGTCGGCAGAACAGTTACGACCGAGAACGAGATCAGGTTTGTTAAGTACTTGAGTGACTTTCCATTTCGATCCATGAGCAACCTGTGGGATCGCCTGGGCGGCGCTGCAAATCCTCTGTACGTTGTCCAGACCAATCCAACTGTCGTACAGAGATGCATGCTGATGTGTACGGACCCCGGCGACCTTGTTCTCGACCCCACCTGCGGTTCAGGAACAACTGCCTACGTCGCCGAGCAATGGGGTCGCCGCTGGATCACGATCGACACCTCGCGCGTGCCGCTCGCACTTGCCCGGCAGCGCCTGCTGACTGCCACCTTCCCCTACTACGAACTCAAGTCGCCGCAGGCCGGTCCCGCCGGCGGCTTTGTCTACAAACGAAAGCAGAACCGCAAGGGCGAGGAGATCGGTGGGCTGGTGCCGCACATCACGCTGAAGTCGATCGCTAACGATGAGCCGCCCGCGATGGAAGTGCTGGTCGACCGACCCGAGAAGGTGGCTAACGTCACCCGTGTGGCCGGCCCCTTCGTCGTCGAGGCTACGATCGCGCCGGTGCAGCCGCTGGACTCAGCGGGTGAAGGTGATGTAACCGCGCACGGCGACGCCGCCATCCATATCCAGCGCATGACCGAAGTGCTGCGTCAATCCAAGACCCTTCGCTTGCCCGGCAATCGAGAGCTCACACTAGCCGGTGTGCGGCGCACTGTGGATACCGAATACCTGCACGCCGAGGCGAAGGATGGCGACAAGCGCGTTGCCATCGTCTTCGGCCCTGCTGACGGAGCGATCTCGGTGTCGCTGGTGTTCGAATCTGCACGCGAAGGCTATTTCCTAAAGTACGACCGCCTGTACTTCTTCGGTTTCGCCATCGAACCCGGCGCCCGCTCTATGATCGAGGACGAGAAGAAGCTGCGCATTCCGGCCGCCTACGTGACCGTGACGCCCGACGTGGCGATGTCCGACCTGCTGAAGACCACCCGTGCCTCGGAGATTTTCTCGATCACCGGGCTGCCCGATGTCACGGTGCGGCGATCGAAGAAAAGGGGACCGGAGGGGCAGGTGCTGCACGAGGTAGAGCTGAAGGGACTTGACTTGTTCGATCCCCAGTCGATGGACACGGAATCGGTGGGCGGAGAGAACGTGCCCTGCTGGATGTTGGACACCGACTACGACGGCTTGAGTTTCTACGCCACGCAGGTGTTCTTCCCAAAGACGAGTGCTTGGGACAACCTGCAACGATCGCTACGCGCCACCTTCGATGATTCGGTCTGGTCGCATCTGGCCGGCACGGTGAGCGAGCCGTTTGCCTTGGGCGACCGCAAGCGTGTGGCAGTAAAGGTGATCGACGAGCGCGGCAACGAACTAATGCGCGTGCTGGACGTGGCGGAGTAA
- a CDS encoding BPTD_3080 family restriction endonuclease, translating into MAQQINAVANPIINSPYEEPKQHWHIEAGQQPRIEPGRRPASYFLRVPERAGRGRRAAGQREMFEEDIKGNEYLLDLANLLRQRVQEWRDRDYQGATRVTRELIDLWRAKDRSQPLFYAQLEAAETVIFLVEGPPDLLQGIKVPLDEPGAVAKEAGYKAFLRYALKMATGSGKTTVMGMLAAWSILNKVADPQNAAYSDTVLIVCPNVTIRDRLQELNPERDELSLYRTRELVPAHRMTELRRGEVFVTNWHNLERRETRDVNGQGARVVKRGTPIEKFRTIKVGATMTAEQIRHQAAVGAFEIVSVENKRDGTPKAFNVKETQYLESDAAFLKRVLGGRKGRSSAILVMNDEAHHAYRRGMVEEADECGDEDETTAANVREATVWIEGLDRINKALGGRGNGIRLCVDLSATPFYIQGSGNEVGKPFPWVVSDFSLLEAIEAGLVKVPQLPTEDGTGEEEPRYFNVWRWMQRRAQNNGHIGPVTVTEVMRYATAPIMTLAAGWRETLAKWQGHFHQGNRQHDVPPVFIIVCKDTTIAKAMYAWLAEGDPQYGAGVPEFRNEPGKEMTVRIDSKVEEDIEAGGSSDEARRLRFVLETIGKTEWPGRKVPEEYAALVEKHNRKALEDEESGLVVVNPEVPPGRNVRCIISVSMLSEGWDATTVTHIVGLRPFGSQLLCEQVVGRALRRTSYTVDEATGLFSEETAQILGVPFELIPFKVEGGKPQPPSPPANHVYADPDRAEYEIEFPVVEGYQDPGVIQVKIDWDHVGNLVLDPGEVPDDVLLRGLTTQDGRLISFGPGSPVRVSLESWRQGVRIQQVAFELAKVLAQKWQQDRGDAIPPHRLFPQMLQAATYFIDNHVDTVGSSQRQDLAINPYFGKAVAMIVNAWEAVDGGGKSQEQPLLAPGAAAIRSTRFVNFHTGKALHDVKRCHLNAAVFDSDWEREAAELLGTHPVVESWVKNDRLGLVIPYRKEGVPRKYLPDFIVLLTTGDYLMVEIKGQIGDALIKKAAAERWCRAVTNDGRFGRWSYHLCFGASELRKVLDDVTKG; encoded by the coding sequence ATGGCGCAGCAGATCAACGCCGTAGCCAATCCGATCATCAACTCGCCCTACGAGGAGCCCAAGCAGCACTGGCATATCGAGGCCGGCCAGCAGCCACGCATCGAACCCGGTCGGCGGCCGGCGAGCTACTTCCTGCGGGTGCCCGAACGGGCCGGACGAGGCCGGCGCGCGGCCGGGCAGAGAGAGATGTTCGAGGAAGATATCAAGGGCAACGAATATCTGCTCGACCTCGCTAACCTGTTGCGCCAGCGGGTGCAGGAATGGCGCGATCGCGACTATCAGGGCGCCACCAGGGTCACGCGCGAGCTGATCGACCTGTGGCGCGCGAAAGATCGCTCCCAACCCCTCTTCTACGCCCAGCTCGAGGCAGCAGAGACGGTCATCTTCCTCGTCGAAGGGCCGCCCGATCTGCTACAAGGCATCAAGGTGCCGCTGGACGAGCCGGGTGCGGTGGCCAAGGAGGCCGGTTACAAGGCTTTCTTGCGCTATGCGCTCAAGATGGCCACCGGCTCGGGCAAGACCACGGTGATGGGCATGCTCGCCGCCTGGTCGATCCTCAACAAGGTGGCCGATCCGCAGAATGCTGCTTATTCGGACACTGTGCTCATCGTCTGCCCGAACGTGACGATCCGCGACCGGCTGCAGGAACTCAACCCCGAGCGCGACGAACTGTCGCTCTATCGTACGCGCGAGCTGGTGCCTGCGCACCGCATGACCGAACTGCGTCGAGGCGAGGTGTTCGTGACCAACTGGCACAACCTCGAGCGGCGCGAAACGCGCGACGTCAACGGCCAGGGCGCGCGGGTGGTCAAACGTGGCACGCCGATTGAGAAATTCCGCACGATCAAGGTCGGCGCTACGATGACCGCCGAGCAGATTCGCCATCAGGCCGCCGTGGGCGCGTTTGAGATTGTCAGTGTCGAGAACAAGCGCGACGGAACCCCCAAGGCATTCAACGTGAAGGAAACGCAGTATCTGGAAAGCGATGCGGCGTTTCTCAAGCGTGTGCTGGGTGGTCGCAAGGGTCGCAGCTCGGCGATCCTAGTGATGAACGACGAGGCGCACCATGCCTACCGGCGCGGCATGGTCGAGGAAGCCGATGAGTGCGGCGACGAGGACGAAACCACGGCCGCCAATGTACGCGAGGCAACAGTTTGGATCGAGGGACTAGATCGCATTAACAAGGCGCTGGGCGGACGCGGCAACGGCATCCGGCTGTGCGTGGATCTCTCGGCCACGCCGTTCTACATCCAAGGGAGCGGCAACGAGGTCGGCAAACCCTTTCCGTGGGTGGTGTCCGACTTCAGCCTGCTCGAGGCCATCGAGGCGGGGCTCGTCAAGGTGCCGCAACTGCCGACGGAAGACGGCACGGGCGAGGAGGAGCCGCGCTATTTCAACGTCTGGCGCTGGATGCAGCGGCGGGCGCAGAACAATGGCCATATCGGGCCGGTGACGGTGACCGAAGTGATGCGCTACGCCACGGCGCCCATCATGACGCTGGCCGCTGGCTGGCGCGAAACCCTGGCCAAGTGGCAGGGGCATTTCCACCAGGGCAATCGTCAACATGATGTACCACCGGTGTTCATCATCGTGTGCAAGGACACCACAATCGCCAAGGCGATGTACGCCTGGTTGGCGGAGGGCGATCCGCAGTATGGCGCGGGCGTGCCTGAGTTCCGTAACGAACCGGGCAAAGAGATGACCGTCCGTATCGACAGCAAGGTCGAGGAGGATATCGAAGCCGGGGGCAGCAGTGACGAAGCGAGGCGGTTGCGCTTCGTCCTCGAGACAATCGGTAAGACTGAGTGGCCTGGCCGCAAGGTGCCGGAAGAGTATGCGGCCCTCGTTGAAAAGCACAATCGCAAGGCGCTCGAGGATGAGGAGAGCGGACTGGTTGTGGTCAACCCTGAGGTACCGCCTGGACGGAACGTACGCTGCATTATCTCGGTGTCCATGCTCTCCGAGGGGTGGGATGCCACCACGGTGACCCACATCGTTGGCCTGCGTCCCTTCGGTTCGCAGCTGCTGTGCGAACAGGTGGTGGGGCGGGCGCTCAGGCGCACTTCCTACACGGTGGATGAGGCCACCGGTCTTTTCTCGGAGGAGACCGCGCAGATTCTCGGGGTGCCGTTCGAGCTCATTCCGTTCAAGGTCGAGGGCGGCAAGCCCCAGCCGCCGTCACCGCCGGCCAATCACGTGTATGCCGATCCGGATCGAGCGGAGTACGAGATCGAGTTCCCGGTGGTGGAGGGATACCAGGATCCGGGTGTCATCCAGGTGAAGATCGACTGGGATCATGTCGGCAATTTGGTGCTCGATCCCGGCGAGGTGCCGGATGACGTTTTGCTGCGCGGACTGACGACGCAAGACGGGCGGTTGATTTCCTTCGGGCCGGGATCGCCTGTACGGGTCAGTCTCGAGTCTTGGCGCCAGGGTGTGCGCATCCAGCAGGTAGCGTTCGAGCTTGCCAAAGTCCTGGCGCAGAAATGGCAACAGGATCGAGGCGACGCGATTCCGCCGCACCGGCTGTTCCCGCAGATGCTGCAGGCGGCGACGTACTTCATTGACAACCATGTTGATACGGTCGGTTCCAGCCAGAGGCAGGATTTGGCGATCAACCCCTACTTCGGCAAGGCTGTGGCGATGATCGTCAACGCCTGGGAGGCGGTCGATGGCGGTGGGAAGAGCCAGGAACAACCGCTATTGGCGCCGGGTGCCGCTGCGATACGATCCACCCGGTTTGTCAATTTCCATACCGGTAAGGCTTTGCATGACGTCAAACGTTGCCACCTGAATGCCGCCGTATTCGACTCGGACTGGGAGCGCGAAGCCGCCGAGCTGCTGGGCACGCATCCGGTTGTCGAATCCTGGGTTAAAAACGATCGACTGGGCTTGGTGATTCCGTACCGCAAGGAGGGCGTGCCCAGAAAATACCTGCCCGACTTCATCGTGCTGCTTACGACAGGCGATTACCTGATGGTCGAGATCAAGGGCCAGATTGGCGATGCGCTGATCAAGAAGGCGGCGGCTGAACGCTGGTGCCGGGCGGTTACGAATGACGGGCGGTTTGGGAGGTGGAGTTATCACCTGTGCTTCGGAGCGAGCGAGCTGCGTAAGGTGCTGGACGACGTGACCAAAGGTTGA
- a CDS encoding ISL3 family transposase: protein MDQGNQLFTLALGLVPPWAVDAVRFTVEEKRLDLYVNFSRGSHFPCPVCGQDCPVHDTQEKVWRHLDFFQHAAYLHARVPRVQCPEHGVHLVPVPWAREGSGFTLLFEALVMAMVRETDQRLWRVIDHYVSKAREAVDMSEVQAIGVDETSSRRGHDYISLFVDLAAKRLLFATPGKDAQTFEKFCEDLQAHGGNSEAIAEVSMDLSPAFQKGAAEHLPNAQVTFDRFHLMKLINEAVDVVRKGEVYSQPDLKKSRWLWLKNPGKLSAKQSAKLQELLKNQNLKTAQAYQFRLTFQEIFTIQNRHQGAVLLKAWMENAKASGLPPLVKVTYTLMNHWDGILRWFESQITNGILEGFNSVTVQTRPLLSQARLSESFFIGGRLLGLGGSGVLYR from the coding sequence ATGGACCAAGGGAATCAGCTGTTCACGCTGGCATTGGGCCTAGTTCCACCGTGGGCGGTGGACGCGGTTCGGTTTACGGTGGAGGAGAAGCGCCTGGACCTCTATGTGAACTTCTCAAGAGGTAGCCACTTCCCTTGTCCGGTCTGCGGTCAGGATTGTCCCGTCCATGACACGCAGGAGAAGGTCTGGCGCCACCTCGACTTCTTCCAGCATGCGGCCTACCTCCATGCTCGGGTGCCGCGGGTCCAGTGCCCGGAACACGGTGTGCATTTGGTGCCCGTCCCCTGGGCGCGGGAAGGCTCAGGATTCACACTGCTCTTCGAGGCTCTCGTCATGGCCATGGTCCGGGAGACGGACCAGCGACTCTGGCGGGTGATCGACCATTATGTCTCCAAAGCCCGCGAGGCGGTGGACATGTCGGAGGTTCAGGCCATCGGTGTCGACGAAACCAGCAGCCGGCGCGGCCACGACTACATCTCCCTGTTCGTGGACCTGGCGGCCAAGCGCTTACTCTTCGCCACCCCAGGCAAGGATGCTCAGACCTTTGAGAAGTTCTGCGAAGATCTGCAGGCCCATGGTGGTAACTCCGAGGCTATTGCGGAGGTGAGCATGGACCTCTCTCCAGCCTTCCAAAAAGGTGCCGCAGAACACCTACCCAACGCCCAGGTCACCTTCGATCGCTTTCACCTGATGAAGCTCATCAATGAGGCCGTGGACGTCGTGCGCAAGGGAGAGGTGTACTCCCAACCCGACCTAAAGAAGAGCCGCTGGCTTTGGCTCAAGAATCCAGGAAAGCTCTCGGCCAAGCAGAGCGCCAAGCTCCAGGAGCTCCTCAAGAACCAGAACCTCAAGACGGCCCAGGCCTATCAGTTCCGCCTGACCTTCCAAGAAATCTTCACGATCCAGAATCGCCACCAGGGCGCTGTGCTCCTCAAGGCCTGGATGGAAAACGCCAAGGCCAGCGGACTACCCCCTCTGGTCAAAGTCACCTACACCCTCATGAACCACTGGGATGGCATCCTCCGCTGGTTCGAGAGCCAGATCACCAACGGTATCTTGGAGGGCTTCAACAGCGTAACCGTCCAAACTAGACCGCTATTGTCCCAAGCGAGGTTATCTGAGTCGTTTTTTATCGGCGGTCGGCTGTTG